The segment ACTTCGCGCCGAGCCCGCGTCCGCAGCCCGGCGAGCCGCGCGACGTCGATCCCGGCGAGCCCAACGTCGCCGGCTTCGTCTTCAAGGTGCAGGCGAACATGAACCCGCAGCACCGCGACCGCGTCGCCTTCATGCGGCTCTGCTCGGGCCGGTTCCGGCGCGGCATGAAGCTCGCCCAGGTCGGCACCGGCAAGCAGATCGCGATCCACAGCCCGATCCTGTTCTTCGCGCAGAATCGCGAGCTGGCCGAGGAAGCCTTTCCCGGCGACATCATCGGCATCCCCAACCATGGCACCCTGCGCGTCGGCGACACGCTGACCGAGGGCGAGATGATCCGCTTCACCGGCCTGCCCAATTTCGCGCCCGAGATCCTGCGCCGCGTGAAGCTCGCCGATCCGACCAAGACCAAGCAGCTCCGCAACGCGCTCAACGACATGGCGGAGGAGGGGATCATGCAGGTCTTCCACCCGCAGATCGGGTCGCAGCTCGTGATCGGCGTGGTCGGCCAGCTCCAGCTCGACGTGCTGATCTCGCGCCTCCAGGCCGAGTACAAGGTCGAGGCGGGCTTCGAACCCTCGCCCTACGATACCGCGCGCTGGATCACGGCGGACGACGAGAAGGCGCTCGACGAGTTCATGGGCCTGCACCGCTCGGCGATGGCGCACGACCGCGACGAGGCGCCGGTGTTCATGGCCAAGGACGCCTGGGAGCTGAACTATATCCAGGGCAAGTTCCCCGGGCTGCGCTTCTCGGCGACCAAGGACCGCCGCTGATCGAAATATGCGGCTGACGAAATAATGCGCCGCCGGGCTCGTATAGGGCCCGGAGGTCGCCCTTGTTCATCGCACAGCATCACAAGCAGGACGGCGCGCCCGCCGCCGTGGCCGACCGGCCGCTGCGGGTCGCGCTGTTCTCGGGCAATTATAATTGCGTCCGCGACGGCGCGAACCAGGCGCTCAACCGGCTCGTCGCGCACCTGATCGATCGCGGCCACGCCGTCCGCGTCTATTCGCCGACGATCGCCCGGCCGGCCTTTCCCCCGGCCGGCGATCTCGTCTCGGTGCCGTCGGTGCCGATCCCGACCCGGCGCGAATATCGCGTCGCGCTCGGCCTGCCGCGTGCCACCCGCGCCGACCTGGACGATTTCGCGCCCGACATCGTCCATCTCTCCGCGCCCGACTGGCTCGGCGGCGCGGCGCAGGCGCAGGCGCGGCGGCGCGGCATTCCCGTGGTCGCCAGCCTGCACACCCGCTTCGAGACCTATCTCTCCTATTATGGCCTGGGCCTGCTCCGCCGCCGGGCCGATGCCTGGCTCGACCGCTTCTACCGGCACAGCGACATGGTGCTGGTGCCCAATGCGCCGATCGCCGACGAGTTCGCCGCCAAGGGGCTCGGCGACCGGGTGCGCGTCTGGGGGCGGGGTGTCGACCGCGCCGTCTTCTCGCCCGCCCGCCGCGATCTCGGCTGGCGGCGGGGGCAGGGCTATGGCGACGAGGAGACGGTGGTGCTGTTCTTCGGACGGCTCGTCCTCGAAAAGGGTCTCGCCATCTTCGCGCAGGTGATCGCCGAGGCGCGGGCGCGGGGCCGGCGGCTGCGGCCGATGATCGTCGGCGACGGACCGGCGCGGGGCTGGCTGGCCGAGCGCCTGCCCAATGCGCGCTTCCTCGGGCACCTGACCGGCGCGTCGCTGGGCGCGGCGATCGCCGCCGCCGATATCCTGATCAATCCGAGCACGACCGAGGCGTTCGGCAACGTCAACCTGGAGGCGATGGCCGCCGGCGTCGCGGTGGTCAGCGCCGAGGTCGCCAGCGCGACGGCGCTGATCGCCGACCGGATCTCGGGCTGGCTGGTGCCGCCGGTCGAGGTCGGCGCCTATGTCGATGCGATCGAGGCGCTGATCGACCGGCCCGAGCTGCGCGCGTCGATCGCCGACGCCGGCCTGGCCGCCGCCGATGCCTTCCGATGGCCGTCGATCCTCGACGGCGTGATCGCCGACTATCGCTGGCTGCTGGCGGGATAGAAAGCGCGGGACGCACGTTCTCCTCACGGTACGAGGAGAGGAGTTGCCTGTGCGTCCGATGCCGTTGCTTGTCCTGACCGCCGCCCTGTTTCCCGCCATAGCCGCCGCCCAGGCCACGCCCCCCGATCCACGGGTGATGGGCGCGCAGGTGCTGCTCGATCGGCTCGGCTTCGGGCCCGGCGTGATCGACGGGGCGAGCGGCATGAGCCTGACCAAGGCGCTGCGCGGCTGGCAGCAGGCGAAGGGGTTGCCGGTCACCGGCCGGCTCGACGACGCGACGGTCGGGAGCTTCGAGCCCTATCGCGCCATGCCCACGATGATCGGCGTCACGCTGACCCCCGATATCCTCGAAGGCCCCTTCGTCGGGCCGATCCCGGCCAGGGAGAGCGAGCAGGCGAAGATGGCGTCGCTCGGCTATTCGGACGCGATGGAGAAGCTGGCCGAGCGCTATCACACGACGCCGGCGACGCTGGTCGCGCTCAACGCCCAGCAGACCAAGCTCGCGCCGGGTGTCGTCATCAAGGTGCCCAACGTCATCCCGCCGGCCTCGAATTTCCCCGCCGATCTCAATCCCGCGTGGCGCAAGACGCTGTGGACGCTCAACGTCGGATCGGACCAGCCGGAGGTGGCGAAGGTCGTGGTCGACAAGTCGGACGGCGTGCTCCGCGCCTTCGACGGTGCCGGCAAGCTGGTAGCGCAGTTCCCCGCGACGACGGGCAGCCGGCACGATCCGCTGCCGATCGGCCAATGGAAGATCCAGGGCCGCTCCTACAATCCGCCCTTCCATTATAACCCCAAATTGTTCTGGGACGCCGGCAGCAAGGACCGCAAGGCGCTGCTGCCGCCGGGCCCCAACGGGCCGGTCGGCGTCGTCTGGATCGACCTCGACAAGCAGCATTACGGCATCCACGGCACCCCCAATCCGGAGAAGATCGGCAGGACCGAAAGCCATGGCTGCATCCGCCTGACCAACTGGGACGCGGCGCGGCTGGCGATGATGGTGAAGCCGGGCACGCCGGCCGTCTTCCAGCCATGAGGAGAGCCCGATGATCCGGAAGGTCGCGATCCTGCTGTTGCTGCTGGCGATCGGCTATGTCGGCTGGGTCGTCTTCCTCAACCTGCCGGGCCGGGAAGGTGCTCCGCCCATGGCCACCGCCGACAATGGCGCTCCCGCGCCGGTTGCGCCTTCGACGCCTCCCGTCGCGCCGCCGCGAGGGGCGCTCGTCATCCCCGTCGCCGGCGTCCGCGCCGATCAGCTCGGCGACACCTTCGCCGATGCGCGGGGCCAGGGGCGGGTGCACGACGCCATCGACATCATGGCGCCGCGCGGCACGCCGGTGATCGCGGCGGCGGCGGGCACGGTCGAGAAGCTGTTCGACAGCCGGCTGGGCGGCCGCACCATCTATATCCGCCGCCCGGACGGGCAGTGGATCGACTATTATGCCCATCTCGACGGCTATGCGCCGGAGCTCAGCGAGGGCAAGCGGATCGCGCAGGGCGAGATGATCGGCACGGTCGGCTCGACCGGCGACGCCAGCGCCGAAGCACCACATCTCCATTATGCGATCAACGCGATGGCCCCCGGCGAAGGCTGGTGGCAGGGCAGGCCGGTCAACCCCTATCCGCTGCTGACGGCGGGGCATTGAGGGCGCGGGAGGATGACATTTGCGGCCGCCATGCCAATATCGCGGCCATGATGATCCTTCGTCCGCTGCTCGCCTTCCTCGCCCTCGTCGCCCTGCCCGTCGCCGCCCAGGCGGCCGACAAGCTCGTCCTCGCCTTCGGCGACAGCCTGACGGCGGGCTATAGGCTGCCGCCGGGCCAAGGGTTCGCGCCGCAGCTCGAAGCGGCGCTGCGCGCGTCGGGCGTACCGGCGCGGGTGCACAATGCCGGCGTGTCGGGCGACACCACCGCGCAAGGGAAAGCCCGGCTCGCCTGGGTGCTCGCCTCGCTCAAGGCGAAGCCCGACCTTGTGATCGTCGAGCTTGGCGCCAACGACATGTTGCGCGGACTCGATCCCGCCCGGGCCGAGGCGAATCTCGACGCGATTCTTGCTGAATTGTCGAAGCGCCGTATCAGGATATTGCTGGCCGGCATGGTCGCGGCGCCGAATCTGGGTCCCGACTATGCCAAGCGCTTCAATCCGATCTATCGCAGGCTCGCCGACAAATATCGCGCGGGCCTCTATCCCTTCTTCCTCCAGGGCATCGTCGGCGATCGTTCGCTGCACATCGGCGATGCGATTCATCCCAATGAACAAGGGGTTAGGGTGATCGTGCGCGGCATATTGCCGCACGTCCGGCGGCAGCTCGCGGGGCGATAATCAGTCCGTTGCAGCCGATCCCAACTCGCCCTAAGCTCGCTTCCGTAACGGGCCGCGGGGGAGGGCTTGGATGCAATGGGCGGGGTCGTCATCGGCGCGGGGACCGGTTGGGCGGCCGGCAGGCGTCATCGATGACGGCGCGCGCGATGCCTTTCTCGATCATCTGCGCTCGGGCGTGGCGGATGCCGCCGCGTCGGGCGGCGACTTCCTCCTCGACCTCGCGGCGGTCGACCATATGTCGGCGGGCGCGCTGATGGCGTTGACGATCGCGCGCAAGGAAGCGATCACCAGCGACGTGACGATCGTGCTCGCCCGGCCCAGCCCGGCGCTGCGCGAAGTGCTGGAGATCAGCCGCTACCAGCTGATCTTCGACATCGTCGACGACCTCGACGGCGGAAGGGACTGAGAATTTGGGGATGCTGGTCCGCTTCTGGGGGACGCGGGGATCGTTGCCGGTCGCGCCCAGGGCGCGCGCGATCGAGGACAAGCTGGTCGGCGCGCTGATGCGCGCGTCCGGACGCTCCTTCGCCGACGAGGACGCCGCGCGCCGCTTCGTCAACGAGGAACTGAGCTTCGGCGAGGGCCACAGCTATGGCGGCGCCACCACCTGCCTCGAGATCGAGGGCGCCGACGACAGCTTCTTCATCCTCGACATGGGATCGGGCCTGCGCGAGCTGGGCAACGACGCCTTCCGCCGCATCGCGCAGCAGGGCCGTTCGCGGACCTACAACTTCTTCATGTCCCACCTGCACTGGGACCATATCATGGGCTTCCCCTTCTTCGGGCCGGCCTTCGATCCCGACGCGCGCATCGTCATCCATTCGGGCCATGCCGATTGCGAGGCGGCGCTGCGCCGCCAGCAGGAGGAGATCAGTTTCCCGGTCGCCTTCGACTGGCTGCGCGCGAAGATCGAGTTCAAGGTGCTGGCGCCGGGCGAGGTCCACCATGTCGACGGGATCGACGTCGAACTGATGCCGCAGGACCACAGCCATGTCTCCTACGCCTGGAAGTTCCGGCGCGACGGCAAGACCTTCGTCTTCTCGACCGACGCCGAGCACCGGATGGACGACGTCGACGACAAGCAGGCGTTCGAGACCTTCTTCCACCAGGCCGACCTCGTCGTCTGCGACACCATGTACTCGCTCGCCGAAAGCATCACGCTGAAGGCCGACTGGGGCCATTCGAGCAACGTCATGGCGGTCAACCTCTGCCACGGCGCCGGGGCGCGGAAGCTGGTGCTGTTCCACCACGAGCCGACCAGCAGCGACGCCGACATCGACGCGCTGCTCGCGGAGACGATCCGCTACGAGGCGCTCAATCGGCGCGACTATCCGCCGCTCGAAGTGGTCTGCTCCTACGACAGCCTCGAACTCGAGGTCTGAGGGGAGACCAGCCGAGTGGCGTCATCCTGGCGAAAGCCAGGATCTCACTTCCTCTTCGGCATCGCCGGCGGGTCGAAGGCAGGGAGATTCCGGCTTTCGCCGGAATGACGGTTGGGAATGGTTCGGCATGCTCGACATGGCCCGGCCGGACGCCTACAGCCGCGCGCCATGCATGGCTGGATCATCATCGACAAGCCGCTTGGCCCGGGCTCGACCCAGATCGTCTCGGCGGTCAAGCGCGCGCTCCGGACCGGCGGCTACGGCAAGGTCAAGGTCGGCCATGGCGGGACGCTCGATCCGCTGGCGTCGGGCGTGCTGCCCGTCGCGCTGGGCGAGGCGACCAAGTTGTCGGGGCGGATGCTCGACGCCGACAAGGCCTATGACTTCACCATCGGCTTCGGGGTCGAGACCGACACGCTCGACGCCGAGGGCAAGGCGGTGGCGGTGTCCGGCGTCTGCCCGACGCTCGACGCGATCGAGGCGGTGCTGCCGCGCTTCACCGGAGCGATCGAGCAGGTGCCGCCGGCCTATTCCGCGCTGAAGATCGACGGCCAGCGCGCCTATGACCGCGCCCGCGCCGGGGAAAGCTTCGAGATGAAGACGCGGGCGGTGACGATCCATTCGCTCACCATTCCGTCATCGTCCGAGCCCCTTCGCGGCAATGAAGGCCTGAACGAGATCACCCTGTCTTGCTCGGTGTCGAAGGGCACCTACATAAGGAGCCTGGCGCGGGACATCGCGCGGGCGCTCGGCACGGTCGGCCATGTGACCATGCTCCGCCGCACCAAGGCGGGGCCGTTCACCCTGTCCCAGGCGATTTCGCTGGACAAACTGGATGAACTCGCTAAGGGCCGGCAGCTTGAAAAAGCACTCTTGCCGCTGACGGCAGGGCTGGACGACATCCCGGCTCTATCCGTCACCCCCGATCAGGCAAGGGCGCTCCGCGAGGGGCGCAGATTGATCGGGATTGCCGCACCCACCGGCCTCAACCTTGCGATCGACGGCGACATGCCCGTTGCGCTGGTCGAGGTCGAGGACCGCGAGGTTCGCGTGGTGCGGGGCTTCAATATGATGTCGAAGGAAGACAGATGACCGTTACCGCCGAACGCAAGACCGCGATCATTGCCGACAACGCCCGTGCCAACGGCGACACCGGCAGCCCCGAAGTCCAGGTCGCGATCCTGACCGAGCGCATCAACAACCTGACCGAGCATTTCAAGAGCCATGCGAAGGACAACCATTCGCGCCGCGGCCTTCTGATGCTGGTCAACAAGCGCCGCCGCCTTCTCGACTATCTCAAGCGGAAGGACGCGGAGCGCTACACCGCACTGATCGGCAAGCTCGGCCTGCGCAAGTAAGCCAGCTTCTGAACGGCCCCGCAAAACGGGGCCGTTCGCTTATTCCGCCAGGGGCAATCCGGCACCGGGCGGGACGGCGGGCACAAGGTCCCGCCACGGCAGGCCGAAGGCGGCCTGCCCCACGCGGCGGCTTCCAGCCGCCGGCATAGGCCCCGGGCGCATAGGGCGTCCGGAGACAAGGAACACAGATGTTCGATACGAAGAAAGTTGAAATCCAGTGGGGCGGGCAGACCCTCACCCTGGAAACGGGCCGCGTTGCCCGTCAGGCCGACGGCGCGGTGCTCGCGACCCTCGGCGAGACCGTCGTCCTCTGCGCCGTCACCGCGGCGCGCAGCGTCAAGGAAGGGCAGGACTTCTTCCCGCTGACCGTCCATTATCAGGAGAAGTATTTCTCGTCGGGTCGCATTCCCGGCGGCTTCTTCAAGCGCGAGCGCGGCGCGACCGAGAAGGAGACGCTGGTCTCCCGCCTCATCGATCGCCCGATCCGTCCGCTCTTCCCGGAAGGCTTCTACAACGAGATCAACGTCATCGCCCAGGTGCTGAGCTATGACGGCGAGAACGAGCCCGACATCCTGGCGATGATCGCCGCCTCGGCCGCGCTCACCATCTCGGGCGTTCCCTTCATGGGCCCGATCGGCGCCGCCCGCGTCGGCTACAAGGACGGCGAGTATCTGCTCAACCCGACCGACGCCGACGTCGCCGCCGGCGATCTCGACCTGGTCGTCGCCGCCACCCACGACGCGGTGATGATGGTCGAATCCGAAGCCAAGGAGCTGTCGGAAGAGGTCATGCTCGGCGCCGTCATGTTCGCCCACAAGGCGAGCCAGGACGTCATCAAGGCGATCATCAAGCTCGCCGAGAAGTCGGCCAAGGATCCGTGGGAGATGGCGCCGCAGGCCGATCTGTCCGCCGCCAAGACCAAGCTCAAGAAGCTGGTCGGCAAGGACATCACCGCCGCCTACAAGCTGACCAACAAGTCGGCCCGCTCGAGCGCCCTGAACGAGGCGCGCGCCAAGGCCAAGGAAGCCTTCGCCGACGCGACCCCGCAGGACCAGATGGCCGCGATCAAGCTCGTCAAGAAGCTCGAGGCCGAGATCGTCCGCACGGCGATCCTCAAGGACGGCCGCCGCATCGATGGCCGCGACACCAGGACGGTCCGTCCGATCGTCGCGGAAGCGCACTTCCTGCCGCGGGCCCATGGTTCGGCGCTGTTCACCCGCGGCGAGACGCAGAGCATCTCGACCTGCACCTTGGGCACCAAGGAAAGCGAGCAGATGATCGACGGCCTGAACGGGCTGCGCTACGAGCATTTCATGCTCCACTACAACTTCCCGCCCTATTCGGTCGGTGAAGTGGGCCGCTTCGGCGCGCCGGGCCGTCGCGAAGTCGGCCATGGCAAGCTGGCGTGGCGCGCGCTGCACGCGGTGCTGCCGACCAAGGAGGAGTTCCCCTACACCATCCGCCTGACCTCGGACATCACCGAGTCGAACGGTTCGTCGTCGATGGCGACGGTGTGCGGCGGCAGCCTCGCGATGATGGACGCCGGCGTGCCGATCAAGCGTCCGGTCTCGGGCATCGCGATGGGCCTGATCCTCGAAGGCAAGGACTTCGCGGTGATCAGCGACATCCTCGGCGACGAGGATCATCTCGGCGACATGGACTTCAAGGTTGCGGGCACGTCCGAAGGCATCACCACGATGCAGATGGACATCAAGATCGCCGGCATCACCGAGGAGATCTTCAAGACCGCGCTGCTCCAGGCGAAGGAAGGCCGCGCCCATATCCTGGGCGAGATGGCCAAGGCGCTCGACCACACCCGCACCGAGCTGTCGGCGCACGCGCCGCGGATCGAGACGATGTCGGTTCCCAAGGACAAGATCCGCGACATCATCGGCACCGGCGGCAAGATCATCCGCGAGATCGTCGCCACCACCGGCGCGAAGGTCGACATCGACGATGACGGCACCGTCAAGATCTCGTCGTCCGACACCGCGCAGATCGAGGCCGCCAGGAACTGGATCATCGGCATCGTCGCCGAGCCGGAAGTGGGCAAGATCTACACCGGCAAGGTCGTCAACCTCGTCGATTTCGGCGCGTTCGTGAACTTCATGGGCGGCAAGGACGGCCTCGTCCACGTCTCCGAGATCAAGAACGAGCGCGTCGAGAAGGTCGCGGATGCCCTGTCCGAAGGCCAGGAAGTCAAGGTCAAGGTCCTCGAGATCGACAATCGCGGCAAGGTCCGCCTGTCGATGCGCGTCGTCGACCAGGAGACCGGCGAGGAACTGCCCGACACCCGCCCGCCCCGCGAGGAGCGTCCGCGCGGTGACCGTGGCGACCGCGGCGACCGTGGCCCCCGCCGCGACGGCGACCGCCGTCGCGAGGGCGGCGATCGCGGCCCGCGCCGCGACCGTGGCGACCGGGGCGACCGTCCCCGCCGCGAGCGTTCGGAAGGCGGCGACGAGGGCCCCGCGCCCGACTTCGCGCCGGCCTTCCTGACCCGCGACGACGACTGATCGGTCGACGTTTCGAAGACAGGAAAAGGGGAGCGGAAACGCTCCCCTTTTTCTTTATGCTCGTTCGATGACCAACGAAGATCTTCTCCGTTACGTCCTGATCGGCGCGGCGATCGTGGTCGCGCTGCTGATCCGCCTGCGCCGCATCGGGCGGTGGCAACGGCTGCGGGCGGGGGCGCTGTGGATCGTCCCCGCGATCTTCACGGCGCTCGCCGCGATGATCCTCTGGCAATTTCCGCCGCATGGGCTGGAATGGCTGTGGGTGGCGTTCGGCCTCGCGGCGGGTGGCTTCTTCGGCTGGCAGCGCGGACGGCTGGTCGAGATCAGGATCGACCCCGACAGCGGCTTCCTGCTCCAGCGCAGTTCGCCCACGGCCTTCCTCTTCCTCGGCCTGCTCATCGTCGTCCGCTGGGTGCTGCACGGCGCGGTCGGGCTGGCCGACGCGCGCTGGCACCTCGGCGCGATGCTGGTCAGCGACATCTTCATCGCCTTCGCGACCGGCGTCCTCGGCGCCTACCGGCTCGAACTCTACCTGCGCGCGCGCCGCCTGCCGGCGGACGGGGAGGGTCCTTGAGGAAGCGCTTCCACGCCGGCTGATCACTCTCTAAGAAGCGTGGCGGGCAGTTGGGGAGATGCGTTTGGCAAGGCAAGGCGCCACGGTGCTCGAGCGCTTTCCCTTATGGCGCGACCGGCCGCTTCTCGGCTATGGCGCCGCCGCCGCCATTGCGATCCTGTCGTTGCTGATCCGCCTGCTCGTCGACGCGGTGATGCCGATGGGCTATCCCTATGTCGCCTTCTTCCCGGCGGTGATCCTCTCGACCTTCCTGTTCGGCGTCGGGCCGGGCGTGATGGTGGCGGCCATCTGCGGCGCGATGGCATGGTATGTCTTCATACCCCCCGAATTCAGCGTCAAGCTGTCCGGCGCGATCGTCTTCGCGCTGTTCTTCTACGCGATCGTCGTCACCATCGACATCCTGCTGATCAGTTGGATGCAGCGCGCCAACCGCCGCCTGGTCGAGGAGCGCGAGCGCAGCCGACAGCTCGCGGAGCGCGGCGAGATATTGTTCCGCGAGCTGCAGCATCGCGTCTCGAACAATCTCCAGGTGGTCGGCGGCCTGCTGGCGCTGCAGATGAAGAGCGTCTCCGACGCCGCCGCGCGGCTGGCGCTGGAGGAGGCGTCGCGCCGTCTCGCGCTGATCGGGCGCATCCATCGGCAGCTCTACGATCCGCATGGCGAGCAGCTCGATCTCGGGCGGTTCCTCGAACAGCTCGGCGCCGACCTGGTCGATGCCGGGGGCAGGGCCGGCATCGTCTGCCGCGTCGATGCCCATGCCGGAATCCGCCTGTCCGCCGACGCGGCGGTGCCGATCGCGCTGATCGTCGCCGAAGCGGTGGCCAATGCGATCGAGCACGGCTTTGCCGGGCGCGAGGCGGGCGAGATCGTCATCCGGGCGTCGCGGGACGGCGACGGGGCGCTCGACCTGCGCGTGATCGACGATGGCGCGGGGCTACCGCCAGGCTTCGATCCGGCGACGTCGGACAGCCTCGGGCTCAAGCTGGCGCAGATGCTGGCGCGCCAGATCGGCGGGAGCTTCCGCCTGTTCGTCGACGGCCGCACGACGGCGATGCTGCGCATCGGCTGAGCGGCCGGCGATCGCCTCAGCCGTGCTTGTGGGCCTTCTTCGGCGGCGCCCCGCTCTTGACGACGCTCTGCACCGGGCAGCGCTGGCCGCGGACGACGATCGTCGAGAAGCGGTCGAAATCGCTGGTGCCGCGTGTCTCGAAGCCGATCGCGTTGGCGAAGGGCAGGTCCTGGCACGGCGCCATCAGCCTGGCATGATACCATTGCCGGCCCGGGCCCTGGACGTAGAGCGCGTCGCGCCCGTCGGCCTGCCAATTGTCGATCGAGCCATGGTTGGCGAAGGGGATGCTTGCCTCGGGCGGGCCCTTGGCGGCGGTGGCGTCGGCCATGGCCGCGCCCGTCAGGAGCGCGCCGGCCAGTGCGAGGATGAGGGGCTTTTTCATGAATGCCACCCTGCCATGGCGGCCCTGAACGGAGGCTGAGCGAAGCCGCTATTCGATATGCGCGCCGTGCCGCCAGCCCATCTGCTCGGCATAATGGCGGCGGCACAGGGCGACATAGCGCTCGTTCCCGCCGACCTCGATCTGGGCGCCCTGCTTGACCGCGAAGCCGTCGGCGTCGATCCGCAGGTTCATCGTCGCCTTGCGGCCGCAGGCGCAGATGCCCTTCAGCTCGATCAGGTTGTCGGCGATGGCGAGCAGCGCTGCGCTGCCGGGGAACAGCTTCGCCTGGAAATCGCTGCGCAGCCCATAAGCGAGTACCGGGATGTCGAGTTCGTCGCACACGGCGGCGAGCTGGAACACCTGGGCGCGGGTCAGCCATTGCGCCTCGTCGACCAGGACGCAGTCGATCGGCCCCTCGGCGCGCTCGATCGATATCTCTTCGAACAGGTCGGTTTCCTCGTCGATCGCGGTGGCGTGGCTGGCGAGGCCGATGCGCGAGGTGATCCGGCCCGGCTCGAACCGGTCGTCGAACGCCGCGGTGAACAGCAGCGTGCGCATGCCGCGCTCGCGATAGTTGAAGTCGGCCTGGAGCAGCGTGGTCGACTTCCCCGCGTTCATCGCCGCATAATAGAAATAGAGCTTGGCCATCGCCCCCATCCTAGCGCGTCGCGGGCCGGCGGCAATCCATCCGGCGCGGCCGGATGGTGAACAATCCTTGCGTCAGTCGGCGTCCTGGTCGAGATCGCGGGCGATCGACGGATCGCGCAGCAGCCGGTCGATATGGCTGCCCTCGTCGAAGCTCTCGTCGGCGAGGAATTTCAGCTTGGCCGCATATTTGGTGTTCACCCGCCGCGCCACCTCGCTCTGGAGGAAGGCGGTGTTGGTGCGCAGCGCCTTGATGACGATATCCTCGTCGCCGCCCAGCAGCGGCTTCACGAACACCGTCGCGTGGCGCAGGTCGGGCGACATGCGCACCTCGGTCACCGACACCATGTGGCTGGCCAGCACGTCGTCATGCACCTCGCCGCGCATCAATATGTCGGACAGGGCATGGCGCACCTGCTCGCCGACGCGGAGCAGGCGGACCGAGCGGCCTTCGGGGGTTTCGTTACGGCGCATGGCGCGGCCTCTCTAAAGGGGCGCGACATCCCGGCCTCCGCCGGGATGTCGCCTGTCTCCTACAGCGT is part of the Rhizorhabdus wittichii RW1 genome and harbors:
- a CDS encoding Polyribonucleotide nucleotidyltransferase (PFAM: 3' exoribonuclease; RNA binding S1 domain protein; KH, type 1, domain protein~SMART: KH domain protein), with translation MFDTKKVEIQWGGQTLTLETGRVARQADGAVLATLGETVVLCAVTAARSVKEGQDFFPLTVHYQEKYFSSGRIPGGFFKRERGATEKETLVSRLIDRPIRPLFPEGFYNEINVIAQVLSYDGENEPDILAMIAASAALTISGVPFMGPIGAARVGYKDGEYLLNPTDADVAAGDLDLVVAATHDAVMMVESEAKELSEEVMLGAVMFAHKASQDVIKAIIKLAEKSAKDPWEMAPQADLSAAKTKLKKLVGKDITAAYKLTNKSARSSALNEARAKAKEAFADATPQDQMAAIKLVKKLEAEIVRTAILKDGRRIDGRDTRTVRPIVAEAHFLPRAHGSALFTRGETQSISTCTLGTKESEQMIDGLNGLRYEHFMLHYNFPPYSVGEVGRFGAPGRREVGHGKLAWRALHAVLPTKEEFPYTIRLTSDITESNGSSSMATVCGGSLAMMDAGVPIKRPVSGIAMGLILEGKDFAVISDILGDEDHLGDMDFKVAGTSEGITTMQMDIKIAGITEEIFKTALLQAKEGRAHILGEMAKALDHTRTELSAHAPRIETMSVPKDKIRDIIGTGGKIIREIVATTGAKVDIDDDGTVKISSSDTAQIEAARNWIIGIVAEPEVGKIYTGKVVNLVDFGAFVNFMGGKDGLVHVSEIKNERVEKVADALSEGQEVKVKVLEIDNRGKVRLSMRVVDQETGEELPDTRPPREERPRGDRGDRGDRGPRRDGDRRREGGDRGPRRDRGDRGDRPRRERSEGGDEGPAPDFAPAFLTRDDD
- a CDS encoding signal transduction histidine kinase (PFAM: ATP-binding region, ATPase domain protein domain protein; histidine kinase, dimerisation/phosphoacceptor), with amino-acid sequence MARQGATVLERFPLWRDRPLLGYGAAAAIAILSLLIRLLVDAVMPMGYPYVAFFPAVILSTFLFGVGPGVMVAAICGAMAWYVFIPPEFSVKLSGAIVFALFFYAIVVTIDILLISWMQRANRRLVEERERSRQLAERGEILFRELQHRVSNNLQVVGGLLALQMKSVSDAAARLALEEASRRLALIGRIHRQLYDPHGEQLDLGRFLEQLGADLVDAGGRAGIVCRVDAHAGIRLSADAAVPIALIVAEAVANAIEHGFAGREAGEIVIRASRDGDGALDLRVIDDGAGLPPGFDPATSDSLGLKLAQMLARQIGGSFRLFVDGRTTAMLRIG
- a CDS encoding thymidine kinase (PFAM: thymidine kinase), which gives rise to MAKLYFYYAAMNAGKSTTLLQADFNYRERGMRTLLFTAAFDDRFEPGRITSRIGLASHATAIDEETDLFEEISIERAEGPIDCVLVDEAQWLTRAQVFQLAAVCDELDIPVLAYGLRSDFQAKLFPGSAALLAIADNLIELKGICACGRKATMNLRIDADGFAVKQGAQIEVGGNERYVALCRRHYAEQMGWRHGAHIE
- a CDS encoding ribosome-binding factor A (PFAM: ribosome-binding factor A), encoding MRRNETPEGRSVRLLRVGEQVRHALSDILMRGEVHDDVLASHMVSVTEVRMSPDLRHATVFVKPLLGGDEDIVIKALRTNTAFLQSEVARRVNTKYAAKLKFLADESFDEGSHIDRLLRDPSIARDLDQDAD